One genomic segment of Catalinimonas alkaloidigena includes these proteins:
- a CDS encoding sialidase family protein, which yields MKIYVFILLNLSFLACQPPLSSETEETQWKLKSVETTASSQSGEPNLFVAENGEVYLSWIEALPNEEHALKFSSWEDTQWSVPQTIAQDSGWFVNWADFPSMAVHQDFMAAHWLTKSDEGTFDYDVHVALSKDQGQSWSEPFVLHQDGIFAEHGFVSMLPYGDEIFAVWLDGRFTKSHAHETHEEGGVGAMTLYSTTFDQYANVGEEVELDHRICDCCQTDAVITDQGAVVVYRDRTEDEIRDIYITREQNGIWSEPQAVHADKWQINACPVNGPAIEAQGQTIAVVWFTGADNTPKVQLAFSDDHGATFGKPVRLDHGNPLGRVDVIMLNDTSAMVSWLEAHEEGAEIRSAIIDKKLNVIADKSIANTASSRSSGFPIMEKAGEQVFFAWTRIKGQSSKIMTAMLDMNKILP from the coding sequence ATGAAAATATATGTGTTCATATTGCTGAATCTGAGTTTTCTGGCCTGTCAGCCACCATTAAGTTCTGAAACAGAAGAGACACAATGGAAGTTGAAGTCAGTAGAGACAACAGCTTCTTCACAGAGTGGTGAACCAAATTTGTTTGTCGCCGAAAACGGAGAAGTATATCTCTCCTGGATTGAAGCACTCCCCAATGAAGAGCATGCCTTAAAATTTTCCAGTTGGGAAGACACACAGTGGTCTGTACCCCAGACCATCGCTCAGGATAGTGGGTGGTTCGTCAATTGGGCAGACTTTCCTTCCATGGCGGTGCATCAAGACTTTATGGCTGCTCATTGGCTGACAAAAAGTGATGAAGGAACTTTTGATTATGATGTGCACGTAGCCCTTTCTAAAGATCAGGGACAAAGCTGGTCTGAGCCCTTTGTGCTCCATCAGGATGGTATTTTCGCCGAACATGGTTTTGTGAGCATGTTACCGTATGGTGACGAAATATTTGCCGTTTGGCTGGACGGACGTTTCACCAAAAGCCATGCGCATGAAACTCATGAAGAGGGGGGAGTAGGAGCAATGACTTTGTATTCCACTACCTTTGATCAGTATGCTAATGTAGGCGAAGAGGTGGAACTGGATCACCGCATTTGCGACTGCTGTCAGACCGATGCAGTGATCACTGATCAGGGAGCAGTAGTTGTATATCGCGATCGTACGGAAGATGAGATTCGGGATATTTATATTACCCGTGAGCAGAATGGAATATGGAGCGAACCGCAAGCTGTTCACGCTGACAAATGGCAGATCAATGCCTGTCCTGTAAATGGCCCTGCTATCGAGGCACAAGGGCAAACAATAGCGGTGGTCTGGTTTACAGGTGCTGATAACACCCCCAAAGTTCAACTGGCTTTTTCTGATGACCATGGCGCTACTTTTGGGAAGCCGGTACGGCTGGATCACGGAAATCCTTTAGGGCGTGTAGATGTTATTATGTTGAATGATACCAGTGCGATGGTTAGCTGGCTGGAGGCTCATGAAGAAGGAGCAGAGATACGTTCGGCAATTATTGACAAAAAGTTAAATGTGATAGCTGATAAAAGCATTGCTAACACCGCCTCCTCCCGTTCCAGCGGTTTTCCGATTATGGAAAAAGCAGGAGAACAGGTATTCTTTGCCTGGACGCGTATTAAAGGACAAAGCTCAAAGATTATGACCGCAATGTTAGATATGAATAAAATATTGCCATGA
- a CDS encoding DUF3347 domain-containing protein encodes MKSIILNFKFFAFGLIIFSISACSGPQESGTDTTAEQATDEVGGVKKVGSVVDGYLKLKDALVASDAEEAKEYAVATLGVVDAIAMPEVQQSVKEIAATTDIEEQRKVFEHFTIHLYRDLKASDANKQILYKQYCPMAFDNQGAYWLSAQEEIRNPYFGDRMLKCGRVEEELPVNN; translated from the coding sequence ATGAAGTCAATCATCCTAAATTTTAAATTTTTTGCTTTCGGACTGATTATTTTTAGCATAAGTGCCTGCTCTGGTCCTCAGGAAAGCGGAACTGATACGACAGCAGAGCAAGCTACTGATGAAGTAGGAGGAGTAAAAAAAGTAGGGAGTGTGGTAGATGGTTATCTCAAACTCAAAGATGCATTGGTTGCATCCGACGCAGAAGAAGCAAAAGAATATGCTGTAGCGACGCTGGGAGTGGTAGATGCCATAGCCATGCCAGAAGTGCAGCAGTCTGTTAAAGAGATAGCCGCCACTACAGATATTGAGGAACAGCGGAAGGTATTTGAGCATTTCACTATCCATCTATATAGAGACCTGAAAGCATCAGATGCTAATAAGCAAATACTATATAAACAATACTGTCCCATGGCTTTTGACAACCAGGGAGCTTATTGGTTAAGTGCCCAGGAAGAAATCCGTAATCCTTACTTTGGAGATCGTATGCTGAAATGCGGAAGGGTAGAAGAAGAGTTACCGGTTAATAACTGA
- a CDS encoding acyloxyacyl hydrolase produces MGHLVKSHPQGFRASYLIHTNGNKYWQQLYAYPDIGISFSYQDYLNPTLGKSLCLMPFMQLYMHRGRVSNLLADFGIGVAYHTNPYHSKNNDRNVALGSHFSFSLNASLKYQLSISNVFSTGLLVHFEHYSNGGYKKPNSGANLLQGGFFINHKLKPYVKATHRQWEKVPLQEKEIYFTILPSFSLKELGIGSSIFPSYNLGVHINKPVSHISTLNFGVDAYHDIAIKKRISRKKPEEHIDHKSLAITGGHELMINKISFVTQVGYYIYRPYKDLYREFFQRYSLRIYVNPRLAVSGGLKVYLGKAEHVEWGLMFKL; encoded by the coding sequence ATGGGGCATCTTGTAAAAAGCCACCCTCAGGGTTTCAGGGCCAGTTATTTAATACACACAAATGGAAATAAATACTGGCAGCAACTGTATGCTTATCCTGATATAGGAATTAGTTTTAGTTATCAGGATTACCTCAACCCCACGCTTGGCAAGTCGCTTTGCCTGATGCCATTTATGCAATTGTATATGCACAGGGGCAGAGTTTCCAATCTTTTGGCTGACTTTGGGATAGGAGTAGCTTATCATACCAATCCATACCACAGTAAAAATAATGACCGAAATGTAGCTTTAGGTTCTCACTTTTCTTTCTCTCTCAATGCAAGCCTGAAATACCAGCTAAGCATCAGCAATGTTTTTTCAACGGGTCTGCTAGTTCATTTTGAGCACTACTCCAACGGTGGTTATAAAAAACCTAATTCCGGTGCGAATCTGCTTCAGGGAGGCTTCTTTATCAACCATAAGTTAAAGCCTTATGTAAAGGCAACACACCGGCAGTGGGAAAAAGTACCCCTTCAGGAGAAAGAGATTTACTTCACCATTTTGCCTAGCTTCAGCCTTAAAGAGTTGGGCATAGGGAGTTCCATTTTCCCTTCATACAACCTGGGAGTCCATATCAACAAACCCGTTTCTCATATCAGCACTTTAAACTTTGGAGTGGATGCTTATCACGATATTGCAATAAAAAAAAGGATTTCCCGGAAAAAACCTGAGGAGCATATTGATCATAAAAGTCTTGCGATCACTGGTGGACATGAACTGATGATCAATAAAATATCATTTGTGACTCAAGTGGGGTACTATATCTATCGTCCTTATAAAGATTTGTACAGAGAGTTCTTTCAAAGGTATAGCTTGCGCATCTATGTCAATCCCAGGCTTGCTGTAAGCGGCGGATTAAAAGTCTACCTGGGCAAGGCAGAACATGTGGAGTGGGGCCTCATGTTCAAGCTTTAG
- a CDS encoding efflux RND transporter periplasmic adaptor subunit produces MTLKSKTILRYLLMLGLGMLLGWMFFVPPHVETAEHEHEFVPTETAEGTIWTCSMHPQVRQNEAGQCPICGMDLIRLESSSDEEESSNPYQLTMSADAVKLANVQTTKIGTTGTYAEDSKELLLNGKIELDETRIKAQTAHFSGRVEKMYITYEGEKVSHGQIIALIYSPQLVSAQQELLEAKKFQESNPSLFAAAKRKLKNWKLSDAQVEQVIENEKIISYWPLRAHASGVVTSIDVETGEHVMEGSVIYEAADLTQLWAVFDAYESNLNWIKAGGSISFSVAAYPDREFTSEITFVDPFIDPQSRVAKVRTEVRNADGLLKPAMFVRGRLSNHQQNSLVSDQKDELLVPKSAVMWTGKRSVVYVKVPQTNVPTYEMREVTLGASLGDTYLVEEGLSSGEEVVTNGTFTVDAAAQLNNKSSMMNRNIQVKSKETSPREMNMKTPDFVMVTPKAFREQLQNVLADYLALKDALVISEKEQAQQKAEALQASLQKVDMQLLPHEPHMYWMERLEEIKASAEEIIGTGNIDTQRKNFKSLSSAVIQAARAFGTAEKLYVQYCPMADDDEGANWLSQSEEIRNPYYGDMMLNCGNVENILNP; encoded by the coding sequence ATGACACTCAAATCCAAAACCATACTTAGATATTTGCTGATGCTTGGCTTGGGCATGCTTCTTGGCTGGATGTTTTTTGTCCCGCCTCATGTGGAGACTGCCGAACATGAGCATGAATTTGTGCCGACTGAGACGGCGGAAGGTACCATATGGACCTGTTCCATGCATCCTCAGGTGCGTCAGAATGAAGCCGGTCAATGTCCTATTTGCGGGATGGATCTGATCCGGCTGGAATCATCTTCTGATGAGGAGGAGAGCTCTAATCCTTATCAGCTTACCATGAGCGCTGATGCCGTAAAACTGGCCAATGTGCAGACTACCAAAATCGGTACTACCGGCACATATGCAGAAGATTCCAAAGAATTATTGCTTAATGGAAAAATAGAGCTGGACGAGACACGTATCAAAGCTCAGACCGCCCATTTTTCCGGCAGGGTTGAGAAAATGTATATCACTTATGAAGGAGAAAAAGTGTCGCATGGGCAGATCATTGCCCTGATTTATTCCCCTCAGCTAGTTAGTGCCCAACAGGAATTACTGGAAGCTAAAAAGTTTCAGGAAAGTAACCCTAGCTTATTTGCAGCAGCCAAACGCAAGCTAAAAAACTGGAAGTTGTCAGACGCGCAGGTTGAGCAGGTGATAGAAAATGAAAAAATCATCTCTTACTGGCCTTTGCGGGCCCATGCATCCGGAGTTGTCACTAGCATTGATGTAGAAACGGGTGAGCACGTGATGGAAGGTTCAGTAATCTATGAAGCGGCTGACCTGACACAACTTTGGGCCGTTTTTGATGCCTATGAAAGCAATCTCAACTGGATCAAAGCTGGCGGGAGCATCAGCTTTAGTGTGGCTGCCTATCCTGACAGAGAGTTTACCAGCGAAATTACCTTTGTTGACCCGTTTATTGACCCGCAAAGCCGAGTGGCTAAAGTGAGAACGGAGGTGCGGAACGCTGATGGGTTGCTGAAGCCTGCTATGTTCGTAAGAGGTCGCCTGAGTAATCATCAGCAAAACAGCTTGGTGTCCGATCAAAAAGATGAACTTCTGGTGCCCAAATCAGCGGTGATGTGGACCGGTAAACGTTCGGTAGTGTATGTGAAGGTACCTCAAACCAATGTGCCAACCTATGAGATGCGGGAAGTCACTTTGGGCGCAAGTCTGGGAGATACTTATCTGGTAGAAGAGGGACTTTCTTCGGGAGAAGAAGTGGTGACCAATGGAACATTTACGGTAGATGCTGCCGCCCAACTCAATAACAAATCCAGCATGATGAACCGCAATATTCAGGTAAAGTCAAAAGAAACATCCCCCAGGGAGATGAATATGAAAACTCCTGATTTTGTGATGGTTACACCCAAAGCTTTTCGTGAGCAACTACAGAATGTGTTAGCAGACTATCTGGCCTTAAAAGATGCGCTGGTGATCTCTGAAAAAGAGCAGGCACAGCAAAAAGCTGAAGCTTTGCAGGCCTCTCTCCAAAAAGTAGATATGCAGCTTTTACCCCACGAACCTCATATGTACTGGATGGAAAGGCTGGAAGAGATTAAAGCCTCGGCTGAGGAGATCATTGGTACAGGAAATATTGATACCCAGCGAAAAAACTTTAAAAGTCTTTCTTCAGCTGTTATCCAAGCGGCTAGGGCATTCGGAACGGCAGAAAAATTGTATGTGCAATATTGCCCCATGGCCGATGATGACGAAGGGGCCAACTGGCTGAGCCAGTCAGAAGAAATCCGCAATCCGTATTATGGTGACATGATGCTGAACTGCGGAAATGTAGAAAATATTTTAAATCCATAA